Proteins encoded in a region of the Prochlorothrix hollandica PCC 9006 = CALU 1027 genome:
- a CDS encoding GNAT family N-acetyltransferase, translated as MVRPLQYRDLEALEQLWHQWHPPDPAHGEDATRLQWIQRWYWPLTAMHWFPHPWQLVNHIYVAEYGAEQQGKAGQGLQGMIQVAPFNHGRSTWRIDQVLATGGVGFNGGLSLAGEAGSQLLRHCLEKIWEARTWIVDADVNDKEHLALYRQNGFQPLAQVTRWLLRPEVLQGLAEREMAVPNLLPVNNADAYLLYQLDTVSMPPLLRQVFDRHVADFQTSVLDGLVQQGQNWFSPYVSVRKYVFEPQRKAAIGSFHLCLSKTGSQPHKAKLTVHPAYTFLYPQLLNHMAQLTQAYPPQGLCLKSADYQPEREAFLEQVQADRLDHVLLMSRSVWHKLREQKGVSLEGLQLSEVLQGLQPSHNPVPGRFVPHSRRELWYAMPEQKTSPPPSRDSE; from the coding sequence GTGGTTCGCCCCCTGCAATACCGCGATTTGGAAGCCTTGGAACAACTGTGGCACCAGTGGCACCCCCCCGATCCAGCCCATGGGGAGGATGCCACCCGCTTGCAATGGATTCAGCGCTGGTATTGGCCCCTGACGGCCATGCATTGGTTCCCCCACCCCTGGCAGTTGGTCAATCATATCTATGTGGCAGAATATGGGGCAGAACAACAGGGGAAGGCGGGCCAAGGGTTGCAGGGGATGATTCAGGTGGCTCCCTTTAACCACGGTCGGAGTACGTGGCGCATTGATCAGGTGTTGGCCACGGGGGGCGTGGGGTTTAACGGGGGGTTATCCTTGGCGGGGGAGGCGGGATCCCAGTTACTGCGCCACTGTTTAGAGAAAATCTGGGAAGCTCGCACCTGGATTGTGGATGCGGATGTTAATGATAAGGAGCACCTGGCCCTCTATCGCCAAAATGGCTTTCAGCCCTTGGCCCAGGTGACCCGTTGGCTGTTGCGACCAGAGGTGTTGCAGGGGTTGGCGGAGCGGGAGATGGCGGTGCCCAATCTCTTGCCGGTGAACAATGCCGATGCCTATTTGCTTTACCAGTTGGACACGGTGTCGATGCCGCCCTTGTTGCGCCAGGTGTTCGATCGCCATGTGGCCGATTTCCAAACCAGTGTGCTGGATGGGCTGGTGCAACAGGGACAAAACTGGTTTAGTCCCTATGTGTCGGTGCGCAAATATGTGTTTGAACCCCAACGCAAGGCAGCCATTGGCTCTTTTCACCTGTGCCTGTCTAAAACTGGCTCCCAGCCCCACAAGGCCAAGCTGACGGTTCACCCCGCTTATACCTTTCTCTATCCCCAGTTGCTGAACCACATGGCCCAACTGACCCAAGCCTATCCCCCCCAGGGGTTATGCCTCAAGTCAGCGGATTATCAGCCTGAACGGGAAGCCTTTTTGGAGCAAGTCCAGGCCGATCGCCTGGATCATGTGTTGTTGATGTCTCGATCGGTGTGGCACAAGCTGCGGGAACAAAAGGGGGTCTCCCTGGAAGGGCTACAACTGTCGGAGGTGTTACAGGGATTGCA
- the trxA gene encoding thioredoxin, producing MATKQQFSSFADLLTGSDLPVLVDFYAEWCGPCRLMAQTFAQIAPQVKGRVKLVKINTEAYPQLAAQYQVQALPTLVVFRDGAVMARVEGALSGDQILQWLQTQGL from the coding sequence ATGGCAACCAAACAGCAGTTTTCCAGCTTTGCCGACCTGTTGACTGGCTCCGATCTACCGGTACTGGTGGATTTTTACGCCGAGTGGTGTGGCCCTTGTCGCCTCATGGCCCAGACCTTCGCCCAAATCGCTCCCCAGGTTAAAGGGCGGGTGAAACTGGTGAAAATCAACACCGAAGCCTATCCCCAACTGGCCGCCCAATACCAAGTCCAAGCCTTGCCCACCCTGGTGGTGTTCCGGGATGGGGCAGTCATGGCCCGCGTGGAAGGTGCCCTCAGTGGCGACCAAATCTTGCAGTGGCTCCAAACCCAGGGGCTGTAG